The genomic segment CGACCCGCCGGACCACCGCAACATCCGCGACGGGGTGCAGCTCCTCCAGGAGCTGGGCGCGCTGGACCCGGGCGAGAAGGAAACCGGTAAACGGCTCACCCCGCTGGGCCGGCAGCTCTCCCAGCTGCCCGTCGACCCCCGGCTGGCCCGCATGGTCGTCGAAGCCGAGCGCAACGGCTGCGTACGCGAGGTCATGGTCATCGCCGCGGCCCTGTCCATCCAGGACCCGCGCGAGCGGCCCGCCGAGAAGCAGACGCAGGCCGACCAGCAGCACGCCCGGTTCAAGGACGAGACGTCCGACTTCCTGGCGTTCCTGAACCTGTGGCGTTATCTCCGCGAGCAGCAGAAGGAACGCGGCTCGTCCAGCTTCCGCCGCATGTGCAAACAGGAGTACCTGAACTTCCTGCGCATCCGCGAATGGCAGGACATCTACGCGCAGCTGCGCACGGTCGCCCGGCAGATGGGCATCTCGCTCAACGAGGAGGACGCGCCCGAGCAGTCGGTGCACGTCTCGCTGCTCGCCGGTCTCCTCTCGCACATCGGGCTGAAGGACACCGAGAAGAACGAGTACGTGGGCGCGCGCAACGCCAAGTTCGCGATCTTCCCCGGCTCGGCACTCTTCAAGAAGCAGCCGAGGTTCGTGATGTCGGCCGAGCTGGTCGAGACGTCCCGGCTCTGGGCGCGGGTCAACGCGAAGGTCGAGCCCGAGTGGATCGAACCGGTGGCCCAGCACCTGCTGAAGCGCACCTACAGCGAACCGCACTGGGAGAAGGACCAGGCGGCGGTGATGGCGTACGAGCGGGTCACGCTGTACGGCGTACCGATCGTCGCCCAGCGCAAGGTCAATTTCGGCCGGATCGACCAGGAGGCGTCGCGTGATCTGTTCATCCGCAACGCCCTCGTCGAGGGCGACTGGCGCACCCATCACCAGTTCTTCCATGACAATCGCAAACTCCTCGGCGAGGTCGAGGAGCTGGAGCACCGCGCCCGGCGCCGCGACATCCTGGTGGACGACGAGACGCTCTTCGACTTCTACGACGAACGCATCCCCGACGACGTCGTGTCCGGCGCGCACTTCGACTCCTGGTGGAAGAAGAAGCGCCGGGACGAGCCGGACGCGCTGGACTTCGAGCGTTCGATGCTCATCAACGAGAAGGCCGGGGCGGTCACCAAGGACGACTATCCGGACAGCTGGCGGCAGGGAAAACTCAAGTTCCGGGTGACCTACCAGTTCGAGCCGGGCGCGGACGCCGACGGTGTGACCGTCCACATCCCGCTCCAGGTCCTCAACCAGGTCACTTCCGAGGGCTTCGACTGGCAGATCCCCGGACTGCGCGAGGAGGTCGTCACGGAGCTGATCCGGTCCCTCCCGAAACCGGTCCGGCGGCATTACGTGCCCGCACCGAACTACGCGTCGAAGTTCCTGGACCGGGCCGTCCCCCTCCAGGAGCCGCTGCCGGTCACCCTCGCCCGTGAACTCCAGCGGATGGTCGGGGTCCCCGTCACGGCCGACGACTTCGACCTCTCCCGGGTCCCCGACCACCTCAAGATCACCTTCCGGATCACCGACGAGCGGCGCCGCAGGATCGCCGAGAGCAAGGACCTGGAGGAGCTGAAGGTCCAACTGCGTCCGAAGGCCCGCCAGGCCCTGTCCCAGGCCGCCGCCGCGACCGCCGGGCCCTCCGGGGAGTCCATCGAGCGGTCCGGCCTCACGGACTGGACGATCGGCACCCTGAACCGCGTCTTCGAGACCAGACGGGCCGGCCAGCCCGTCAAGGCGTACCCGGCGCTGGTCGACCAGGGTGACACCATCGCGGTACGGCTCTTCGACACCGAGGCCGAGCAGCGGCAGGCGATGTGGCGCGGCACCCGGAAGCTGATCCTGCTCAACATCCCGGTGAACCCCGCGAAGTTCGCCTCGGACACCCTCACCAACCAGCAGAAGCTCGCGCTCTCCCGCAACCCGCACGGCTCGATCCAGGCGCTCTTCGACGACTGCGCGACGGCGGCGGCCGACCGGCTGATCGCCGTCCACGGCGGCCCGGCCTGGGACGAGGAGTCGTACCGGAAGCTGTACGAGAAGGTGCGCGCCGACCTCGTCGACCTGACCGTGCGCACCATCGGCCAGGTGCAGCAGATCCTGGCCGCCTGGCAGGCCTGTGAGCGGCGCCTCAAGGCCACGAACAGCCTGGCGCTGGTCAACAACCTCACGGACGTACGGGAGCAGCTGGCCCGTCTCGTGCCGTCCGGCTTCGTCACCGCGACCGGGCTGAGCAGACTGCCGGACCTGATGCGCTATCTGGTCGCGGCGGACCGCCGGCTCCAGCAGATGCCGACGGCGGTGCAGCGGGACACCACGCGCATGGAGAAGGTCCACGAGATGCAGGACGAGTACGCCTGGCTGCTGGAACAGATGCCGCGGGGGCGGCCGGTGCCGCAGGAGGTGCTGGACATCCGCTGGATGATCGAGGAACTGCGGGTCAGCTACTTCGCACACGCGCTGGGAACGGCGCACCCGGTCTCGGACAAGCGGATCGTGAAGGCGATCGACGCGGCGGCTCCGTGAGGGGTGTCCCGTAGCGGGAGCGCGACCTTGAGTGAGTTCGACCCGGGCCGCCGACCTCCTGTACAGTCTGGTTTCGCAGCCAGCCGCGAGGCAGCCGCGAAAATCTGGTCCTGTGGAGCAGTTTGGAGTGCTCGCCACCCTGTCAAGGTGGAGGCCGCGGGTTCAAATCCCGTCAGGACCGCAGTGAGGAAGCCCGAATCCGGAATGGATTCGGGCTTTCGTCATGTCTTGACGCGGGCAGCGACCGCGGGTACTTCAGTCAGCACAGGCTTTCCCGCGCCGCCCCGCACTCTCGACGCGCCCCCGCCGCTCCCGGAACCACGCACGCCGGGCCCCCTCACCCGGGCTCCGCCCCTCGCGTGGCACCACAGAAGGCGGCGCGGACCGTACCGGCGGGCGGTGCGGGAGGCGCGGGGCAGTGCGGGCCCATCGGGAGGTGGCGCGCTTGACGGCGTCCACGGCGAGGCACGAGACCCGCGCACTGCTGCGGGCGCATCTGGCGGCGGCTTCGGGCTATCGGCACCTCACCCGGCACTGCCCGATCTGCCACCGCCTCATGCGGCTCGCCATGGAGCCTGTGGGGCCCGTACGGCCGTTGATCATCCGTACACCGCCTCCCGCGCCTCCTACGCCCCCCAGGCCGCCCGAGGCGCCCGCAGAACGCACAGGGCGGCCCCCAGGGGACGTCTCCGGCGACTCCGCGCCCATCGGCCGGTCGGACTCCGCCGAGCGCTCCCGTTCCTCCGGGGAGCCGGCAGGGCCGAGGGGGCACGCGGGGGCGACAGGGCCGGCAGGACCGACAGAGAAGCGCCTTGATGGTGTGACGCGAGTCACTTGACGAGTTTTGAGAACGACCGACCTTACACCCTTCCTACAACTGACGAATTTAATATGTGCAATTGCACCACTCCCCGGGAGCCTCCCCTGACCGTTCCGACCGGACCCGTCCACACCCGTCCCGACCCGTCCCCCCGCCCCCACGGGAGCCCTCGGACCGACCGCTCGGCGTCGGCCCGGCCGGCGCACAGAGCCGTCCGCGACGCACGGCGGCACGCTGGAAGGGGCCAGAACCAAACCGGGCGGGCGGTTACGGAAACCTGGGCGTAGGGGACATTCCCCGGGGTACGGGCACATGGCGCGGGCACAAAAAAAATCGCGCTGGACCCGGCGGAGTCCAGCGCGATTCGACGACATACCCGTATTGCATGGGTAGGGCGCCTGTTGGGGCAGGCGTCCGTCGTGTGGAGCTATGGGTGGGCGAGACCTGGGTTGGGGGACCCGGGAACGCCCGGTTGTGATGCGGCGACAGGGGTGTGTCAGGCCTCGCTGCGCTGCTGCGGAATACCCGCAAGCAGTGCGCGGACCTCTGCCTCGCGGTACCGGCGATGCCCACCGAGCGTGCGGATGGACGTGAGCTTGCCTGCTTTGGCCCAGCGGGTGACCGTCTTCGGGTCCACGCGGAACATCGTGGCAACCTCAGCCGGGGTCAGCAGCGGCTCGGCATCAGGGGTGCGAGCGGTCATGAGCGGCCTCCTCGGGAGAACCGAACCATCTCGGTTCTTTCCTCTAAATTCTGCACCTTGACCCGCGTTGCCCGAAATGGCGGACGCGGGCCGAGTCGGTTATAGGACGAACGGCTTGTCCTCGGCACTACAACTACACCATCCGTCCAGCCACGTCGGCCAAACCGATGGAATTGCCCTCCCAGTTGTTCATCAGCGACGGAAGCCGATGGACCATGCCATAGCGGACAGTCACATCACCGTGACGATCAGTCACAGAGCGATCAGGGGCCACCAGACCCCCCATAGCGTGCAATGCAGAGCAATCCGCCCATAGTTGGACGGATGGAGCCCTCCCCGGACTCCTTGTCCTATTTTGGCACGAGGAGTAGGGAAGGGCGCAAGAGCCCCGTTAGTGCTATCCATCACGCTTGAGCCAAAGGCCCGGTTCGGGACGTAGGTCCCGAACCTACAGGAGTAGGCTTCCGCCCCCCTGATCACACGGGCCTCACGGGACATCGGTTCACGCCCCGTCAGCTCTCATAAGTATGTTCGATGTCCGTCAGGTGCGTTCGATCGATGTGGGGGCCGTTCCTCCCCGTTCGGCCCTGCCCTGGGCCATTCGGCCCATTCAGGCCCCTTCACGGCCGTTGGGGCCGCTTGCGGACGTTCAG from the Streptomyces sp. AM 4-1-1 genome contains:
- the hrpA gene encoding ATP-dependent RNA helicase HrpA, producing the protein MSTSFADLQSQLGALSLRDAHRLGRRLEGARRIRKPEARQSVLDEIAAEAGKAAERLAARAARMPALSYPEQLPVSQKKDEILEAIRDHQVVIVAGETGSGKTTQIPKICMELGRGVRGMIGHTQPRRIAARTVAERVADELDTPLGEAVGWKVRFTDQVNPEATFVKLMTDGILLAEIQTDRELLAYDTIIIDEAHERSLNIDFLLGYLARLLPKRPDLKVVITSATIDPERFARHFGEAPIVEVSGRTYPVEVRYRPLLEDESEDADRDQITAICEAVDELQAEGQGDILVFLSGEREIRDTADALNKRNLRLTEVLPLYARLSHAEQHRVFQRHTGRRVVLATNVAETSLTVPGIKYVIDPGTARISRYSHRTKVQRLPIERISQASANQRKGRCGRTSDGICVRLYSEDDFLTRPEFTDPEILRTNLASVILQMTAAGLGDIEKFPFIDPPDHRNIRDGVQLLQELGALDPGEKETGKRLTPLGRQLSQLPVDPRLARMVVEAERNGCVREVMVIAAALSIQDPRERPAEKQTQADQQHARFKDETSDFLAFLNLWRYLREQQKERGSSSFRRMCKQEYLNFLRIREWQDIYAQLRTVARQMGISLNEEDAPEQSVHVSLLAGLLSHIGLKDTEKNEYVGARNAKFAIFPGSALFKKQPRFVMSAELVETSRLWARVNAKVEPEWIEPVAQHLLKRTYSEPHWEKDQAAVMAYERVTLYGVPIVAQRKVNFGRIDQEASRDLFIRNALVEGDWRTHHQFFHDNRKLLGEVEELEHRARRRDILVDDETLFDFYDERIPDDVVSGAHFDSWWKKKRRDEPDALDFERSMLINEKAGAVTKDDYPDSWRQGKLKFRVTYQFEPGADADGVTVHIPLQVLNQVTSEGFDWQIPGLREEVVTELIRSLPKPVRRHYVPAPNYASKFLDRAVPLQEPLPVTLARELQRMVGVPVTADDFDLSRVPDHLKITFRITDERRRRIAESKDLEELKVQLRPKARQALSQAAAATAGPSGESIERSGLTDWTIGTLNRVFETRRAGQPVKAYPALVDQGDTIAVRLFDTEAEQRQAMWRGTRKLILLNIPVNPAKFASDTLTNQQKLALSRNPHGSIQALFDDCATAAADRLIAVHGGPAWDEESYRKLYEKVRADLVDLTVRTIGQVQQILAAWQACERRLKATNSLALVNNLTDVREQLARLVPSGFVTATGLSRLPDLMRYLVAADRRLQQMPTAVQRDTTRMEKVHEMQDEYAWLLEQMPRGRPVPQEVLDIRWMIEELRVSYFAHALGTAHPVSDKRIVKAIDAAAP
- a CDS encoding DUF6274 family protein; its protein translation is MTASTARHETRALLRAHLAAASGYRHLTRHCPICHRLMRLAMEPVGPVRPLIIRTPPPAPPTPPRPPEAPAERTGRPPGDVSGDSAPIGRSDSAERSRSSGEPAGPRGHAGATGPAGPTEKRLDGVTRVT
- the bldC gene encoding developmental transcriptional regulator BldC, with product MTARTPDAEPLLTPAEVATMFRVDPKTVTRWAKAGKLTSIRTLGGHRRYREAEVRALLAGIPQQRSEA